The sequence below is a genomic window from Sinorhizobium terangae.
CAGGAAGGAGCGCCCCTTGATACGGATCGAGCGAGTATCTGTTAGCACTTTGGTCATCTACGTTAATTTTTGGTTGCCAAGATTTACGTGAATCGCGGTTAACAAATGGTTAACCCGGGCACCCTGCATGAAGCTGGAGAGCCGGATTTGACGACAGAAAAAGCGCTTCTGAAGACGCCACCGCCCACCTGAAGCGAACGGTGATCTTTGCCGGTGTTGCAGCAATTCCGGCGTGGAGCACCTGATCAAGTCATGCCGGCGATCACCGGGCACTCTTTCATCCCGAAATTGGACACCGTTCGATTCGCCTGGGCATCGTCAACGAACACGCGGACGGAAGCTCCTGGTCGCATTTGGCGCCGCCACCATGCTGCCTTTCCAGTCTGAACCCGTGCCTGCGGAACCGATTACTGGCGTTGAACGTTTGATCTTCACGCGAATCCATGCGGCTGACGCGTGATCTTCTTATGCTTTCGAGGAGAACATCCGGTTCGACGTCCCGCCGCCTGTTGGGAGCTAAGCGATGGCTCAGCCGCCGAACTCCGCTGCAGCGACGAAGGCGCCTACTGCCGGGGTACCGGTCGCCGACGAATCGCGGTCCCCCAATCGGACCGCGGCGAGTTCTGGTCGTCCCGTCTACCTGGTGGATGGAGCGCGTACGCCTTTTCTCCGGGCGCGCCACAAGCCGGGACCGTTCACGCCTGTTGATCTTGCCGTGCAATGCGGACGGCCGCTTCTCCTCCGTCAGCCTTTCTCTCGGAATGAATTCGACGTCGTCATTCTCGGCTGCGTCAATGTGATCGCCGACGAGATGAACCCGGCGCGCGTGGCCGCCCTCAGGCTCGGCATGGGGGCGGCGATGACCGCCTTTACCGTCCAGATCAATTGCGGCTCGGGCATGCAGTCGATCGACATAGCCTTCCGCGCGATCGAAGCTGGCAGCGCCGATCTCATTCTCGCCGGCGGAACGGAGGCGCTGTCCCATGCACCACTGGTGCTCCGCCAGCACGCCGTCGAATGGTTCGGCGGCTTTACAACGGCGAAGACACCCTGGGAAAAAGCCACTGCCTTGGCGGGTTTGAGACCGGAGATGGCGAGGCCTGTGGTCGGCCTCGAACGCGGACTTACCGATCCGATCACTGATCTCAATATGGGCCAGACGGCAGAAGTAATCGGCCATCTGTTCGGCATCACGCGCGAAGCTGCTGACACCTACGCCCTGGAAAGCCATCAACGGCTGGAGCGCGCGCAGAATGAAGGCTTCCTCGCGGGAGAGGTCATCCCGGCGATCTCCCGAAACGGCATGCTTTACGATCACGATGACGGCGTGCGGCCGGACACGTCGATGGACAAGCTCGCGAAGTTGCAGGCGGTTTTCGAAAAGCCCTACGGCAACGTCACCGCCGGCAATTCCTCCCAGGTCACCGATGGCGCCTGCTGGGTTGTCCTCGCATCGGAAGACGCGATGAACAGGCACAAGCTCGCGCCGCTCGCCCGCATCGTCGACAGTGAATGGTCGGCCCTCGATCCCTCGATCATGGGGCTCGCCCCGACATTGTGTTCGACTGAAATCATGAAACGCAGAAAGCTTTCTCGCGACGACATCGATCTTTGGGAACTCAATGAAGCCTTCGCCGCGCAGGTTCTTGCCTGCCTCGCCGCATGGGAGAACGAGGAATATTGCCGCGACGTGCTCGGTCTCGACGGCATCTTCGGGCGCATCGAACGGGTCCGGCTCAATGTCGACGGAGGGGCGATCAGCCTCGGGCATCCGGTCGGCACGAGCGGAAACCGCCTCGTGCTTCATCTCGCCAACGCGATGCGCCGGCTCGGGGTGAAGCGCGGCATCGCCACCGAGTGCATCGGCGGTGGGCAAGGCGGCGCCATGCTTCTGGAGGTTGTGTAATGCCAACCGGGAAAACCTCCGTCTGGGAAACGCTCGCCCCACGAAACAGGGAGTTCGGGCCAGGAACCGTCCTGAAGGCTTTCACCCATTGGCGGCTGAGCAAGGGACCGGACGAAATCGCCTGGCTCGCGCTCGACAGGGCCAACGAAAGCGCGAACACGCTGTCGGAAGCAGTCATCGCCGAACTCGACACGGCGCTTGCCGAGGTTGAGGGCATGGGAGCCAAGGGTCTCGTCATCCGCTCGGCCAAGAAGGGCGGCTTCATCGCCGGCGCTGACATCCGCGACTTCAAAGGCGCGACCGAAGGGCGCGACGTGGAGAAGCGTATGCGGTGGGCGCACGGGCTCATCGACCGGCTGGCGGCGCTCGCGATACCGACCGTGGCGGTGATCCATGGCTATTGCCTCGGCGGCGGTCTGGAAATCGCACTCGCCTGCAAATACCGCATTGCTTTGAGTGACGCGAAACTGGGCTTTCCGGAGATAAGGCTCGGCCTGCATCCCGGACTCGGCGGGACGTTCCGGCTGACGGCGCTGATCGATCCCGTCGAGGCGATGACGATAATGCTGACGGGAAAGACCGTGCACGCGAAAAAAGCGAAGGCGCTCGGTCTCGTCGACGAGGTCATCGAGGAACGCCATGTCGAAAATGCCGTGCGCGCCGCCGTCGCGGGCGAGATGAGGACGGATCGCGGCAGCTGGAAATCGGGTCTGCTCGGCCTCGCGCCGGCGCGCCAGCTCGCCGCTCGCCAGTTTCGTGCCGAAGCCGAGAAACGAGCGCCGAGGCAGCACTATCCGGCGCCGTACCGTCTCATCGATCTCTGGGAGGAGCATGGCGGCGATGCCAAGGCAATGCAAACGGCCGAGATCACCTCATTCTCGGAACTGCTTGTCAGCGAGACGGCACAGAACCTCATGCGTGTCTTCTTCCTGCGCGAAAAGCTGAAGGACTCCGCCAAGCGCGAAAGCGGCATTCGGCACGTCCACGTCATCGGGGCGGGCACGATGGGTGGCGACATCGCTGCCTGGTGCGCGGCGC
It includes:
- a CDS encoding acetyl-CoA C-acetyltransferase encodes the protein MAQPPNSAAATKAPTAGVPVADESRSPNRTAASSGRPVYLVDGARTPFLRARHKPGPFTPVDLAVQCGRPLLLRQPFSRNEFDVVILGCVNVIADEMNPARVAALRLGMGAAMTAFTVQINCGSGMQSIDIAFRAIEAGSADLILAGGTEALSHAPLVLRQHAVEWFGGFTTAKTPWEKATALAGLRPEMARPVVGLERGLTDPITDLNMGQTAEVIGHLFGITREAADTYALESHQRLERAQNEGFLAGEVIPAISRNGMLYDHDDGVRPDTSMDKLAKLQAVFEKPYGNVTAGNSSQVTDGACWVVLASEDAMNRHKLAPLARIVDSEWSALDPSIMGLAPTLCSTEIMKRRKLSRDDIDLWELNEAFAAQVLACLAAWENEEYCRDVLGLDGIFGRIERVRLNVDGGAISLGHPVGTSGNRLVLHLANAMRRLGVKRGIATECIGGGQGGAMLLEVV